One stretch of Harmonia axyridis chromosome 1, icHarAxyr1.1, whole genome shotgun sequence DNA includes these proteins:
- the LOC123670801 gene encoding larval cuticle protein A3A-like — translation MAFKLVSFAALLAVARAGIPLAAPAYSYSSISSPIAHLAPAAPAYAKIATYSSPTISYASPIAKVATISAPTYHYAAPTYSVAHAPVAYAAPIAKAIVPVAKTIVAEPSAPAHYDFGYSVNDPHTGDSKSQQESRRGDVVQGSYSLIEADGSKRIVEYTADPHNGFNAVVHKEPAAVAVKAAVPVVAKYAAPLTYASPIVKYAAPLTYAAPAYAKIAAAPAITYHH, via the exons ATGGCATTCAAA CTTGTCAGCTTCGCAGCTCTTCTGGCTGTAGCCCGCGCCGGCATTCCCTTAGCTGCGCCAGCCTACTCGTACTCCAGTATTTCGTCTCCAATTGCTCATCTTGCACCAGCAGCACCCGCATATGCCAAAATTGCCACCTACTCTTCCCCCACCATTTCTTATGCCTCACCAATAGCTAAAGTAGCCACCATTTCTGCCCCAACTTACCACTACGCTGCTCCAACTTATTCTGTTGCTCATGCACCAGTAGCTTATGCTGCTCCAATTGCCAAGGCTATTGTCCCCGTAGCTAAGACCATCGTTGCTGAACCATCTGCCCCAGCTCACTACGATTTTGGATACTCCGTCAACGACCCCCACACCGGAGACAGCAAATCTCAACAAGAATCTCGCCGTGGTGATGTTGTCCAAGGCAGCTACTCCCTCATTGAAGCCGATGGATCCAAACGTATTGTAGAATACACCGCTGATCCACACAATGGTTTCAACGCTGTCGTACACAAGGAACCAGCTGCAGTTGCTGTAAAAGCAGCAGTACCAGTCGTTGCGAAATATGCCGCTCCATTGACATATGCTTCACCAATTGTTAAATACGCTGCTCCTTTGACTTATGCTGCACCAGCATATGCCAAAATTGCCGCCGCTCCAGCTATCACCTACCACCATTAA
- the LOC123670798 gene encoding cuticle protein-like: MAFKFVTFAALVAVARAGNLGYAAAPAVSYSSISAPVAHYAAPALAKVATYAAPAVSYSSISSPVAHYAAPAVAKVATYSAAPAVSYSSISSPVAHYAAPAVAKVATYSAPVAHTYSYAPSVQTYSAPVAHAYSYAPSVQTYSAPVAHTYAAAPAITKYAAPLAYATPIAKTIVAEPEAPANYDFGYSVNDPHTGDSKSQQESRHGDVVQGSYSLIESDGTKRIVEYTADAHNGFNAVVHKEQAAVAVKAAVPVVAKYAAPAISYAAPVAKVAYAAAPAISYAAAPALYHH; encoded by the exons ATGGCATTCAAA TTCGTTACTTTTGCCGCCCTTGTGGCTGTTGCCCGTGCTGGCAACTTGGGATATGCCGCAGCTCCAGCTGTTTCCTACTCCAGCATCTCAGCTCCAGTCGCTCACTACGCTGCACCAGCTTTAGCCAAAGTTGCAACCTATGCAGCCCCAGCCGTATCTTACTCCAGCATCTCGTCACCAGTAGCTCACTACGCTGCTCCAGCTGTAGCCAAAGTAGCAACCTATTCTGCAGCTCCAGCCGTATCTTATTCCAGCATCTCATCACCAGTAGCTCACTATGCTGCACCAGCTGTTGCTAAAGTAGCCACCTACTCTGCTCCAGTCGCTCACACCTACTCTTATGCCCCATCTGTCCAGACTTACTCTGCTCCAGTTGCCCACGCTTACTCTTATGCCCCATCTGTCCAGACCTACTCTGCTCCAGTTGCTCACACCTATGCTGCTGCCCCAGCTATCACCAAATACGCTGCTCCTCTTGCCTACGCCACCCCAATTGCCAAAACTATTGTTGCCGAACCAGAAGCACCAGCTAACTACGATTTTGGATACTCCGTCAACGACCCCCACACCGGAGACAGCAAATCCCAACAAGAATCTCGTCACGGTGATGTTGTCCAAGGAAGCTACTCCCTCATCGAATCTGATGGAACCAAACGTATCGTAGAATACACCGCTGATGCCCACAATGGTTTCAACGCTGTTGTACACAAAGAACAAGCTGCCGTAGCTGTCAAAGCCGCCGTACCAGTTGTTGCCAAATATGCCGCACCAGCTATCTCCTACGCTGCCCCAGTTGCCAAAGTAGCTTATGCTGCTGCACCAGCTATCTCCTACGCTGCTGCTCCAGCTCTCTACCACCACTAA